From one Nycticebus coucang isolate mNycCou1 chromosome 14, mNycCou1.pri, whole genome shotgun sequence genomic stretch:
- the DHCR7 gene encoding 7-dehydrocholesterol reductase gives MAAKSQASTPKNKSPGSVSNGQAASQGQWGRAWEVDWFSLASVIFLLIFAPFIVYYFIMTCDQYGCALTAPVVDIITGHGRLSDILARTPPVTTKAAQLYALWVTFQVLLYMWLPDFCHKFLPGYVGGIQEGAVTPAGVVNKYEINGLQAWLITHLLWFANSHLLFWFSPTIIFDNWIPLLWCANILGYAVSTFAMIKGYFFPTSAQDCKFTGNFFYNYMMGIEFNPRIGKWFDFKLFFNGRPGIVAWTLINLSFAAKQQELYGHVTNSMVLVNVLQAIYVLDFFWNEAWYLKTMDICHDHFGWYLGWGDCVWLPYLYTLQGLYLVYHPVQLSPAHAAGVLLLGLLGYYIFRMANHQKDLFRRTDGRCLIWGRKPKAIECSYTSADGQKHHSKLLVSGFWGMARHFNYTGDLMGSLAYCLACGGGHLLPYFYIIYMAILLIHRCLRDEHRCANKYGKDWERYTAAVPYRLLPGLF, from the exons ATGGCTGCAAAATCCCAGGCCAGCACCCCCAAAAACAAGAGTCCAGGCAGCGTCTCCAATGGCCAGGCTGCATCTCAAGGACAGTGGGGCCGTGCCTG GGAGGTGGACTGGTTCTCCCTGGCGAGTGTCATCTTCCTGCTGATTTTTGCGCCCTTCATCGTGTACTACTTTATCATGACCTGTGACCAGTACGGCTGTGCTCTGACTGCCCCTGTGGTGGACATCATCACTGGGCATGGTCGGCTCTCAGACATCTTGGCCAGGACCCCGCCTGTGACGACGAAAGCGGCCCAGCTCTATGCCTTGTGGGTCACCTTCCAG GTGCTTTTGTACATGTGGCTTCCTGACTTCTGTCACAAGTTCCTGCCTGGCTACGTAGGCGGCATCCAGGAGGGGGCTGTGACACCTGCAG GGGTCGTGAACAAGTATGAAATCAACGGGCTGCAGGCCTGGCTCATTACGCACCTGCTCTGGTTTGCCAACTCCCACCTCCTGTTCTGGTTCTCGCCCACCATCATCTTTGACAACTGGATCCCGCTGCTGTGGTGTGCCAACATCCTCGGCTACGCTGTGTCTACTTTTGCAATGATCAAGGGCTACTTCTTTCCCACTAGTGCCCAAGACTG caaattCACAGGCAATTTCTTTTACAACTACATGATGGGCATTGAGTTTAACCCCCGAATTGGGAAGTGGTTTGACTTCAAGCTGTTCTTCAACGGGCGCCCTGGGATTGTTGCCTGGACTCTCATCAACCTGTCCTTTGCGGCTAAGCAGCAGGAGCTCTATGGCCATGTGACCAACTCCATGGTGTTGGTCAATGTCCTGCAG GCCATCTATGTGCTGGACTTCTTCTGGAATGAGGCCTGGTACCTGAAAACCATGGACATCTGCCATGACCACTTTGGGTGGTACCTGGGCTGGGGAGACTGCGTCTGGCTGCCATACCTGTACACACTGCAG GGTCTGTACTTGGTCTACCACCCCGTGCAGCTTTCTCCTGCACATGCTGCAGGCGTCCTGCTGCTGGGCCTGCTGGGCTACTACATCTTCCGCATGGCCAACCACCAGAAGGACCTGTTTCGGCGCACAGATGGCCGCTGCCTCATCTGGGGCAGGAAGCCAAAGGCCATTGAGTGCTCATACACGTCTGCCGACGGCCAGAAGCACCACAGCAAGCTGCTGGTGTCGGGCTTTTGGGGCATGGCCCGCCACTTCAACTACACCGGCGACCTGATGGGCAGCCTGGCCTACTGCCTGGCCTGCGGGGGCGGCCACCTCCTGCCCTACTTCTACATTATCTACATGGCCATTCTGCTGATCCACCGCTGCCTGCGGGACGAGCACCGCTGCGCCAACAAGTATGGCAAGGACTGGGAGCGTTACACTGCTGCCGTGCCCTACCGCCTGCTGCCAGGGCTCTTCTAA